ctacactactctacgattaggtacactgcctataagtgttgtagcaaggtttaggtatatccatctatataaataaataaaacttgtatcatatttcgccgtatttcgtaataaacaataatagtatttcgtatacaccgctgcaaacATCAATCTTAGTCTTGATTTTCTCTTTTTCCAACCACAGTTTTCTTGCAACTTTCCATGATTCCAACTCATTATCATTTAAAACTACAGTTTCGGCTTTGAGTTCCAAGTGTGTAGCCATGtttttgtttagctcaatttcaccATTTAGTTGGCTAAACTTCTTGTTACTCCAAGTTCGCAACTcatttttaattctttttaatttatTCATGAAATTACAGTCCCTTCTAATGCTTGTATCAATCAGAGCAACCCACACATCTTTTATGACTTTTACAATTTCCTCATCTTCTAACCACACATCGAATATTCTAAATGGTTTCGGGCCAAAATTCTTCTCTTCATCTTTCAGCATAATAGGACAGTGATCCGAACTCGATCTTTCCATTGCTACGACTGATATGTTTACCCATAATCCACATAATTTTTCTAAAACAAGAAAGCGATCCAACTTACTAAATTTAATTCCATCATCACTAACCCGAGTATAGATTCGACCACCcattggtaaatctattaggttaTTGATACGAATAAAGTCGTTGAACTGCCTTGCTCTGCTGTCAACATATTCACAACTAAATCGTCCCGACTGATTTCTAACCTCATTAAAGTCACCGCATAAAACTCAAGCCTCATCTTGATTTACAATTGAATTAGTTAACGAATCTCACAGCTGTTTTTTCCTATTGTCATCATGTGGCCCGTACACATTAATAACATTAAGCACAGCTCCATTACTCTTCCATTTACCTCGAACCCCAATTACCCGGTCAAAAACGATTACATCAGTAGCCTCGAATAAACTTGTATCCCAAATCAAGAGTCCCCCCCCCGATTTACCAATCATCTCTTGTTGCAAAAACTTACATTCGTTTGATCCCCAAAGCATTTTAATCCATACATCATTAACTAAATGTAACTTTGTCTATTGTAAAGCTACGAAAGATGGCCTTTCATTTACAATCAGTTTTTTTATCTTCCCGAACTTACTATCTTTCCCCACACCAAATCCTTTAATGTTATATAAGATAATCTTCATGATAAAATGATTGACAACGAGTAATAGGAAGAACATACTCACTGTGCAGGGGACTTTCTATGCCATTTAAGCTCTAATTGACACCCAAAATCATATACATCACATTATTGATAGAATTGAAGGAGCTTGAACCACCTTTGTTAGCACCTACACAATTTAAACTTGATTTTGATTGCTGACTCCTGTTGTTCTTCGATTTCAAGGACATATCTTTGTCATTCATCGCACAAGAAGTACATCTGGACCTAATGGGTATGTTGTCTGTTTGTTCCTTTCTTGCTGCATTTTTTACAtgcatcatatgtgatgatgatttCCATCGTCGGATAGATGACCAACATCAGTCCTTCTTAATTTTACCGGTCTTCTCTCTTTTATATTTGACAATAACCCCTTTTGAATATCCTTCTGTTTCTTGGATTTAGGAATGTTTTTTGACACATGATCCTTCAAGTTGTTTTTTGACGCACAGTTCCTCGAATTGATTTTTCCAATTGGTGTTGAAAGCCCATCAGAGTTGTCAACATTATTGTCTACCGGCCAGTTGAATTTTCTTGGGTTTTTTGATGATCTTTTGGGCCAATATTATAGTTTCTTAATGGACTAGTCAATACTTCATTACATTTTTTCTCTTAGCCCATCCCATTAATATTCTCCTGGTTAGTATGGCCCaaaatattattaacaatactcgTGAGATTGGGCTCATCCAACTCTACTTTATTGCCCAATACAATACATTGAGTTTCTTGCACATTACCAGGTGCCGTTTCTTGGGAAGTCACCTTGATATTATTAGGGTTATTGGAAGTTGAAGAGCCAACTTTATCTGTGCAGGCACCATCATTATTTTCTTGGAATAGCCTTCGAAATTCCCAACAACCCGACTCCTCGTCTTCAATGGTATCCTTGTTTTTTTTTCCGATCACTGTCGCCGGACTTTTGGACCTTACCTGAATTGTtacttgatatcggctaaaaagtcatatttttacccccgatatcagGCCCATATTTAACAAAGTAATCTACTTTATTGCCAAAATACGCATTTATTTGCTTAGATTGGTACATTtggtaattacgaaggcaatgcaaaaagaatcagcgaaaacggacttaaaacgaagaatctagagcgaaaacggcaaAAACCTGGAAAACCCTAAAAACGGCCTGCCACATTATGTGGACGGCCTGCCATTAATTAAACGGACTTCCATATAAATGGCCTAATTAAACGGACCACCACAAAATTAAACGGCCCAACAGCTATTGGACGGGCTAATTAAACGGCCTGCTACCATTCTGGACGGCCTACCATGATTTTGGACGGCCTGCCAGGCCAGATTTTAGTATAAATAGGCTCATTTATATCAATTTCCAACACACTCTCCACTCTTCAATTCACTCTCAAATTTAGTTAGTTTTCTAGTCTAGTTCGAGAATAGTTTttcgaggccttctcacctccgagcaggaaattaagtacccagaggcgaacgccgaagattgtactaagaAGCTGTCTAGAGTCGGAGTTGTCACTTTCATACTTTCGAAACTCGATTAA
This genomic window from Rutidosis leptorrhynchoides isolate AG116_Rl617_1_P2 chromosome 2, CSIRO_AGI_Rlap_v1, whole genome shotgun sequence contains:
- the LOC139889715 gene encoding uncharacterized protein; its protein translation is MGGRIYTRVSDDGIKFSKLDRFLVLEKLCGLWVNISVVAMERSSSDHCPIMLKDEEKNFGPKPFRIFDVWLEDEEIVKVIKDVWVALIDTSIRRDCNFMNKLKRIKNELRTWSNKKFSQLNGEIELNKNMATHLELKAETVVLNDNELESWKVARKLWLEKEKIKTKIDDIKFEAFNHFKRIFVEPDNMRPSLEDLDYPSISVDEAAALE